The nucleotide sequence TCTCTATTAAAACTAGCTAAAGGAGCAAATATAGAATTTTTAGGATACAAAAAAGATGTAATGACATATCTCAAAAATGCAAAATTTTTCATTCAAACAAGTCTCTTTGAAGGATCATCAAACTCTATTTTAGAAAGCTATGCGCTTGGCATTCCAGCTATTCTTAGTGATATCCCGCAAAATAGAGAAATTTACAATTTAGACGCATACTACGTACCATGCAAAGATATAGTAGGTCTTAGCGAGTCTATAAAAAAATTAAATGAAAATCCCACTAAATTTAATCCTAATTTAACTAAATTCAGTATAAAAAACTTTGAGAAAACACTGTTAAGAATATTTAAATGATCTACATATATCCCAACGGTTACTACACCAAAAAATTAATTTCAATGCTAAAAGAATTTGAGTTTGAGTTTATAGCTATTGATGACAATGATCCAAAAATCAACTTAATATCTATGCGAAAAAATATAAAAGATGGACTTTTGTTAATTTGCAATGGTGAAATATATGATACTTTAGAAGAAAATGTAAAAAAATGCGGTATAACAAACTATGAAAATGCTTTTTTGTATTTTGCTAAATTTATAGCAAGTAATCTTAAAAATTTAAAGCTCGAGTTTATAGAAGAACAAAACATTATAAAACTCAAGCCAAATCCTATTATAACACTATTTGATGAGTTTTACATAACTTACTCAATGTTTTTAAATAGCCAAATATTGACGATATTGCGTACAAGCTTTGACTCTAAATTTAAATCTTTCGAATCTCCTTTGCCGAAAAGAAAATTAAGTATAAATTTATGCTTTAGCAAAAAAAATAAGCATTTAGGAAATATTGATAATGAATTCGCAGATATTTTATATATTTTTAACTCGCAAAAAGACTATGAGATAAATAAAGACTCCATAAAAAACGGTCTGATTGTGCCTAGTATACTTACTGAACTAGTAGCAAATAGCGACTTTATACTTACCCTCAATTACCCTAGTTTTCGTACTTATAAAAGTATCGTAGCATTTTTACCGCACTCTTTTCATCCATTTTTGGTAGCAACTAGATTTTTCAGAAATAAAAATAGTTATAGGAAGTATATACAAAACGTATATTTTAGAGATTTGGATTATATATTTATTAGTTCGAATTTGGAAAATGAGGTTTTAAAAGATAATTTAAATGATAGTTTTAACCAATTACAAAAAATAGTAAAAGCCGGATATCCTAGTCTTGATTTTAATATTTCAAATAAAAAAATAAGCAAAAATGCAGATATAATTTTATTTGCCTATAGTTTTTTAGATGATTTATTAAATCATAGTGACTTGGAATGGATTTTAAATGAGCTGAAAAAGAGAAATTTAAAAGTTGCGTTTAGATATCACACATATTATAAAAATCATAATATGATACAAAAACTAAATAAATTAAAATTAAAATTTAATGTGTTAATAGACGATATGACAAATTACGATATTCTAAACAAAACAAAAGTTTTGGTAAGCGATCTATCTAGCATATCTCACACTTTTTCTCTAACATATCTTAGAAAAAGTATTATTTTTGCTCCATTTGACAGATATTTTAATGGGGGGGGGTATAGCGTGAGCTGGCCAGATACTTCCTATCAAATGGAATGCATTACCAAAGAGAGCTTAGTAGAAAATATAGCAGATCTTATACAAAGTACCGATGAAAAAAGTTTAGAAATTTACCGTGATAAAAGTGTTTATAATCTCGGACACTCAAGTGAGTTTATAGCAAATTTTATATTAGAAAAGTTAAAGGAAAAGTAGTGATATATATCTATCCATATGGAAATTTTGGTAAAAGTATAGAAAAATGTTTAAAAGCATTTAATTTGCAATATGACATTATAGATGATAGCAATAATAAAATTTCCTTAAATAATACTAATATAGACAATAAAAAAGATATAATATTGATATGTATAGCAGAAAATCCGAATAAAATCATAGACAAATTAAATTTAAAAGGTAATTTTAATCACATAGATGGAGTTTTATACTGTTTAGATATACTAAAAACTGAATTTAAATTTGATAAACCAAATCATAACTATGAAGATATTTTAGCTGAATTATTTGGAATAACAAACTGTCTAGATCAAAATAGTACTTCAAGATCCGAATTTATCAAATTCTTTAATCAATATGGTAATTTTATAAATAACTACTATAAAAATAAATTTAAAGATATACAAATATGGGGCGGAGTCGATGTTAGCTTTTCGAATATGAAACATTTATACAAGATACCATCTATTTTAGAACAAAATGGACTAAATTTAATATATATTTTTCAGACAAAATACTACAAAGAAGATCCAAATAAAAAATTTATTATAATACTAAACTACTATCTATGGCATTTTTTAGAATTCTTACCAAATATACTATCATCAGCAAATATGAAAGTATCTAACAATACAAAGCTTTATTTTATAGAGCATGCTTATTGTACACCTAGGGTTTTACCTATAATATCTAATAATCCAAAGCAAGAGCTAAATGGATATTTACTAAAAAATAAAAACAATATAAATCTAATAGGCAATAAGCAAGATTATGAAATATGTGAAAAAATATATAATTCAATTATTATAAAAGCCGGCTACCCGAGCTTAGATAAAAACCTAGAAAACTATAGTAATGACTGCAAAAAAGAGTGGGTTATGATAGCCTTTGTTGATGACGCAATAGATGAAAATAGCGCATTTAACCTTGCAAAAGTACTACTAGAAAATGAATATAAAGTCATAGCAAGGGTCCATCCGGCTTTCAAAGAAAACATAAAAAAACTATATTCAATATCAAATTTAAATTTTATTTTTGATGAATCTGGTTCTCCTATAGAGTCGTTTAAAAACTCTTTTACTGTGATCACAAATCACTCAAGCATAGCTCACACATACCCTTTAACTACGCTTAGAAAAGCTATTTTATTTATGCCTAGCAGCAGTTTAGATAAAGAAATTTATGGTAAAACATTTTTTGATAAAAATTTACATCTTAAAGCTACAAATTTTGATGAAGTATTACTAAATTTAAAAGAGCTAGAAGCCAAGAAAGATGATTTATACGAGCAAGAAAAAATTAGATCTTATAGAAACAATGAAGTCTACAATCTCGGACACTCAAGTGAGTTTATAGCCGAATTTATACTTGGCAAATGGGGGGGGGGAATGAGTAATTTTAATATGAAAATTATAAAAGCCGGCTATCCAAGCTTAGATAAGAATATAGATAAGTATAAGCACAAACAAAACCCAAAGCATATACTAATATCATTCTTTCAAAGCAATACAGTAGCTAGAGAAACTATCAAATTAGTTAAGTTCTTGATTAAAAACAGATATATGATCATTATAAGACTAAAACCAGGAGAAAATGACTTTAAATGTTATGATGAACTTGATAACAAAAGTATAATATACGATGATGGCTCAAATGACGTAATTCATTCATTTGAAAGCTCTTTTACTCTTATAACAGATTATTCTAGCATAGCTCACACATACCCTTTAACTACGCTTAGAAAAGCTATTTTATTTATGCCTAGCAGCAGTTTAGATAAAGAAATTTATGGTAAAACATTTTTTGATAAAAATTTACATCTTAAAGCTACAAATTTTGATGAAGTATTACTAAATTTAAAAGAGCTAGAAGCCAAGAAAGATGATTTATACGAGCAAGAAAAAATTAGATCTTATAGAAACAATGAAGTCTACAATCTCGGACACTCAAGTGAGTTTATAGCAAATTTTATATTAGAAAAGTTAAAGGAAAAGTAGTGGATAAAAGAGAAATTCTAGAAATTTGTATCACCGAATATATGAAAAAACATAGTTCAAGACCAGCTTACTGCGAGTACTTACGTACAAAAAAATACGCCTACGAAATGATACTAAAAAACTTCAATGGTAAAAATGTTCTAGAATTAGGCAGCGATGGAGCCGCTACATCAGCAATCTTAGCTAGATGGAGTGAAAACCTCGATATAGTAGATATGAATGACAAAATTTCACATTTGATAGAAGAAGATTTATATCTTAAAAAAGCTAAATTTATAAAATCCCTTTGGCAGGATTTCAAACCGCAAAATTTATACAGCGATATACTGCTCACTGATAGTTTAGAACATATAAAAGATGGTGTAGAGCTGCTATCTATCATTAAAAATTGGCTAAGCTCAGATGGATTTTTACATATTGTAGTTCCGAATGCACTTTCCTTGCATAGGTTAATTGGCGTAAAAATGGGTTTTTTAAATTCCCCTTATAACTTCAATGAAAATGATATTTCAAGCGGTCATGAAAAAGTGTATGACTTTGATACTTTAAAAAGTGATATTTTAAAATCAGGATTAAAACTAATCAGCATGGAAGGAATACAACTAAAACCGCTTACAGATTCTCAACTTACAGCATTTAAGCCGGAATTTAAAGATGCTCTAAGCTCACTTAGCACCTTGCTCCCACGAAACTCAGCTGAAATTTATGCGGTTTGCGGTATATGAAAACCATAGCTATATTCACACAAAACTTAAGTGCCGGAGGTGTTCAAAAGTCAGTTATAACATTAGCAAATCATCTTAAAAATATATATAAAATAGTCATTATCTTATGCGAAAGCGATAAAGACGAATTTTATAAATTTAAAGATATTTTAAAGATAAATAGCGTAAAAATAGATATTAATAAGCCCGGCATAGGGCAATGGCTTTTCGAATATAGAATCAATGAGCTTGATAAAATACTATCAAAATTAAAACCAGATTTACTTATATCATTTGAAGATTACAATAATATAATAGCTCTAAAAGCTAAATTTAAATGTAAAAAGATTATCTCTTCGAGAGTTAGTTTTTCAGGTAATTATAACAATAAAATTCATCTTTTAGATAAAAATTTCTATATACAAAATATAAAAAATCTCTATTCAAATGCCTATTGTGTCGTATGCGTAAGCAAATTTATACAAAAAGAGCTGATGAGTTTAGGTATAAAAGCTCATCATATCTATAATGGAATTGCTATAAATCTAAAAACAAACAATCCTAAGAAAAATTTTATCATAAACTTAGGTCGCCTGCATCCTCAAAAAGGTCAAAAAGATCTTATAAAAGCTTACTCACTCATAAAAAACGATATCAAAGAAGACCTTTTCATCATAGGAGACGGTGTGCTAAAGCTAGAGTTGCAAAGCTTAATTCAAAGTCTAAATTTGGAAAACAGAATAAAATTAACAGGTTTTATAAATCCCAAAGACTATATAAATGAGTGTAAAATGGCTATAATGCCGAGTTACTATGAAGGATTTTCAAACTCGGTTTTAGAAATAATGGCTGCAAAAAAAGCTGTTTTAGCGTACGATTATGATGGCGCAGATGAGATATTTGATAAAAATGATTTGATAAAAAAAGGCGATATAAATGCGCTATCATTAAAATTAAAAGAAATTTTAAACTCACCTCAAATTTTAAACGATTTAGAAACTAAACAATGGAAAAAAGTAAAGGAATTTGATATAAAAACTACAATGCAAAAATATGAAAATTTAATAACCAAAGCCTTAAAATGTGTGGAATAATCGGTATAAACTCTAAAAATGAAAACTTGCAAAAGGCTCTAAATTTACTCAAAGACAGAGGTCCTGATAGTAGCGGAGTTTACAGAGCAAAAAATGCCACTTTAGGTCACACAAGACTTAGTATAATCGACCTTAGCTCTTGTGGATCTCAGCCGATGAAAAAAGATAACTTAACTATAGTCTTCAACGGTGAAATTTATAACTACAAAGAATTAGCAAATAGCGAAAATATCAGTATCACAAGCGATACGCAAATCTTACTTCATATGTATCAAAAGTATGGAAAAGGATTTTTAAGCAAACTAAATGGAATGTTTGCTTTTGTGATATACGATGAGCAAGATAATAGCTTTTTTGGTGCAAGAGATACATTCGGTAAAAAACCTCTATTTTATTATAATTATGGCGGGAATTTTATATTTTCCAGCCGTATAAACGCTATTTTAGAATTGCTAGATTTTACTCCAGAGCCGAATTTAGATG is from Campylobacter fetus subsp. testudinum 03-427 and encodes:
- a CDS encoding methyltransferase (Pfam match to PF13489.2 Methyltransf_23); the protein is MDKREILEICITEYMKKHSSRPAYCEYLRTKKYAYEMILKNFNGKNVLELGSDGAATSAILARWSENLDIVDMNDKISHLIEEDLYLKKAKFIKSLWQDFKPQNLYSDILLTDSLEHIKDGVELLSIIKNWLSSDGFLHIVVPNALSLHRLIGVKMGFLNSPYNFNENDISSGHEKVYDFDTLKSDILKSGLKLISMEGIQLKPLTDSQLTAFKPEFKDALSSLSTLLPRNSAEIYAVCGI
- a CDS encoding glycosyltransferase, family 1 (Pfam match to PF00534.16 Glycos_transf_1), giving the protein MKTIAIFTQNLSAGGVQKSVITLANHLKNIYKIVIILCESDKDEFYKFKDILKINSVKIDINKPGIGQWLFEYRINELDKILSKLKPDLLISFEDYNNIIALKAKFKCKKIISSRVSFSGNYNNKIHLLDKNFYIQNIKNLYSNAYCVVCVSKFIQKELMSLGIKAHHIYNGIAINLKTNNPKKNFIINLGRLHPQKGQKDLIKAYSLIKNDIKEDLFIIGDGVLKLELQSLIQSLNLENRIKLTGFINPKDYINECKMAIMPSYYEGFSNSVLEIMAAKKAVLAYDYDGADEIFDKNDLIKKGDINALSLKLKEILNSPQILNDLETKQWKKVKEFDIKTTMQKYENLITKALKCVE